From one Flavobacterium kingsejongi genomic stretch:
- the polA gene encoding DNA polymerase I has product MSQQKRLFLLDAYALIFRGYYAFIKNPRINSKGLDTSAIMGFMNSLLDVIKREKPDHLAVAFDKGGSHVRSEMYTEYKANRDATPEAIQIAIPYIQEILKAMHIPIIEFAGCEADDLIGTIAKQAEKQNYQVFMVTPDKDFAQLVSENIFMYRPARMGNGIEIWGVPEVLAKFEIERPEQVVDFLGMMGDAVDNIPGLPGVGEVTAKKLLKQFGTMENLLENTHLLKGKMKENIEANKEKGILSKKLATILLDCEVTFNENDYELTRPDKEKVETLFHELEFRRMAEQFDRLFGHGEEYDEINTGTAPATAKSLAKKNQDQFDLFAVNTEIAAGENPENFYKTLENTEHFYQLIQGDMAVKLLLQSLLKQPSVSFDTETTGIDALNAELVGLSFSWKKGEGFYVPVPENRDEAQTLINKFIPFFDSEEIEKIGQNLKYDLKILSNYGIVVKGKLFDTMIAHYLINPDMRHNMDILAETYLQYSPKSIETLIGKKGKNQKTMRDVPLEDVKEYAAEDADVTLQLKELFAVEIENTGTKALFENIEVPLVSVLADMEKEGINLDVAFLRSLSEELRNDIQTLENQIFENAGEKFNLASPKQLGEILFDKLKIGGAKQKKTKTGQYATGEEVLSYLALTSPFVQDILDWRQLMKLQNTYVEALPLQVNPKTGRVHTEYMQAVAATGRLSSNNPNLQNIPIRTLRGRQIRKAFIARDENYTLVSADYSQIELRIIAALSGDPEMIKSFRNGEDIHAATASKVFNVTLEEVTREQRSHAKTVNFGIIYGVSAFGLSNQTSLSRTESKDLIDAYYATYPRLKAYIQEQIELAREQGYVQTILGRRRYLKDINSQNAVVRGAAERNAVNAPIQGSAADIIKIAMINIHNRLIAENWKSKMLLQVHDELVFDVHTTELEKIQPMIKEEMQNAFTLEVPLIVDLGFGKDWLEAH; this is encoded by the coding sequence ATGTCACAACAAAAACGCCTTTTCCTCTTAGATGCCTATGCCTTAATTTTTCGTGGCTATTATGCTTTTATAAAAAATCCAAGAATTAATTCAAAAGGACTGGATACTTCTGCCATTATGGGATTCATGAATTCCTTATTGGATGTTATCAAGCGTGAGAAACCCGATCATTTGGCTGTAGCTTTTGATAAGGGAGGCAGCCACGTCCGATCTGAAATGTATACCGAGTACAAAGCCAATCGGGACGCCACACCCGAAGCCATACAAATTGCCATACCTTATATTCAGGAGATCCTGAAAGCAATGCATATTCCCATCATAGAATTTGCCGGTTGTGAAGCAGATGATTTAATTGGAACTATTGCCAAACAGGCGGAAAAGCAAAATTACCAGGTGTTCATGGTAACGCCGGATAAAGATTTCGCCCAATTAGTTTCCGAAAACATATTCATGTACCGCCCTGCCCGAATGGGAAATGGAATTGAGATTTGGGGGGTACCGGAAGTATTGGCCAAATTTGAAATAGAAAGGCCCGAACAGGTGGTTGACTTTCTGGGAATGATGGGTGATGCTGTAGATAATATTCCTGGCCTTCCCGGTGTCGGTGAAGTAACCGCCAAAAAACTCCTCAAGCAGTTTGGTACCATGGAAAACCTGCTGGAGAATACTCATTTGCTAAAAGGCAAAATGAAAGAAAACATTGAGGCTAACAAAGAAAAAGGTATTTTGTCTAAAAAACTGGCCACAATATTACTTGACTGTGAGGTGACATTTAATGAAAATGACTACGAGCTTACCCGCCCAGATAAAGAAAAAGTAGAAACATTATTCCATGAGCTTGAATTCCGGAGGATGGCAGAACAGTTTGACCGCCTTTTTGGACATGGAGAAGAATATGATGAAATCAATACCGGAACAGCTCCTGCCACCGCTAAAAGCCTTGCCAAGAAAAACCAGGATCAATTTGATCTTTTCGCAGTAAATACTGAAATCGCAGCAGGCGAAAATCCAGAAAATTTCTATAAAACGTTAGAAAACACGGAACACTTTTATCAGCTCATCCAGGGCGATATGGCCGTAAAACTATTACTACAAAGCTTATTAAAACAGCCGAGCGTCAGTTTTGATACTGAAACCACCGGAATCGATGCCCTAAATGCCGAATTGGTAGGCCTCTCTTTTTCCTGGAAAAAAGGGGAAGGTTTTTATGTACCGGTACCGGAAAACCGCGATGAAGCCCAAACATTGATCAATAAATTCATTCCTTTTTTTGATAGTGAGGAGATTGAAAAAATCGGGCAAAACCTGAAATATGATTTAAAAATATTATCCAATTATGGGATTGTAGTCAAAGGCAAACTTTTCGACACTATGATCGCGCATTACCTGATCAATCCGGATATGCGCCACAACATGGATATATTAGCCGAAACCTACCTGCAATATTCCCCAAAATCAATTGAAACACTGATTGGCAAAAAAGGGAAAAACCAGAAAACCATGCGCGATGTCCCTTTGGAAGATGTGAAAGAATATGCTGCTGAGGATGCTGATGTCACGCTACAACTGAAAGAATTATTTGCAGTAGAAATCGAAAATACGGGAACAAAAGCCTTATTTGAAAATATAGAAGTGCCTTTGGTTTCGGTACTGGCCGATATGGAAAAAGAAGGGATCAATCTCGATGTTGCTTTCCTCCGGTCGCTTTCGGAAGAATTGCGAAATGATATTCAGACACTCGAGAATCAGATTTTTGAAAATGCGGGTGAAAAATTTAATCTTGCCTCGCCAAAACAACTGGGAGAAATTTTATTTGACAAGTTAAAAATAGGCGGAGCAAAACAGAAAAAAACAAAAACCGGCCAATATGCTACAGGAGAAGAAGTATTATCCTATCTGGCCTTAACCAGTCCCTTCGTGCAGGATATCCTGGACTGGCGACAATTGATGAAATTGCAAAATACCTATGTTGAGGCATTACCGCTACAGGTGAACCCCAAAACGGGCAGGGTGCATACCGAATACATGCAGGCCGTTGCAGCTACAGGCCGACTGAGCTCCAACAATCCCAACCTCCAGAATATTCCAATCCGGACCCTTCGCGGGCGCCAGATCCGAAAGGCATTCATTGCACGTGACGAAAACTACACCTTAGTATCTGCCGATTACTCCCAGATTGAATTGCGGATTATCGCAGCATTAAGCGGCGATCCCGAAATGATAAAGTCATTCCGTAATGGAGAGGATATCCATGCCGCAACAGCATCAAAAGTTTTTAACGTTACATTGGAGGAAGTGACCCGGGAACAACGTAGCCATGCCAAAACGGTAAATTTCGGGATCATATATGGCGTTTCAGCATTTGGACTGAGCAACCAGACCTCACTTTCGCGCACCGAATCAAAAGACCTGATCGATGCCTATTACGCTACTTATCCCAGACTAAAAGCGTATATCCAGGAACAAATTGAGCTGGCACGCGAACAAGGTTATGTGCAAACGATATTGGGCAGAAGACGTTATTTAAAAGACATTAATTCTCAGAATGCGGTCGTTCGTGGTGCTGCAGAACGAAATGCGGTTAACGCACCCATACAGGGAAGTGCTGCCGACATTATTAAAATTGCGATGATCAATATTCACAACCGCCTGATTGCCGAAAACTGGAAAAGCAAAATGCTGCTTCAGGTACATGATGAGCTTGTGTTTGATGTACACACTACGGAACTCGAAAAAATACAGCCGATGATCAAAGAAGAAATGCAAAATGCATTCACTTTGGAAGTGCCTTTAATTGTCGATTTAGGTTTTGGTAAAGACTGGCTGGAAGCCCATTGA
- a CDS encoding polysaccharide deacetylase family protein, with the protein MDLLWIKTNAFIKAIFFRYTWSIPVSGTNKPVYLTFDDGPTPEITNWVCDQLKAYNAKATFFCIGNNIEKNPQLFDRLIAEKHTIGNHTYSHRKGWQTPTSIYLEEVLKTEEIIRERLGLYNAHSLQKLFRPPYGKIKFSQSSKIRKAGYKIIMWDVLSVDYDRTTTPEKCLQNVLQNVAPGSIIVFHDSIKAFKNLEYVLPETLKFLKENNYEMLEIG; encoded by the coding sequence ATGGACTTACTTTGGATAAAAACAAATGCTTTTATTAAAGCGATCTTCTTCCGCTACACCTGGTCAATCCCCGTTTCCGGCACTAACAAGCCCGTTTACCTTACTTTTGATGACGGCCCCACACCCGAAATCACCAACTGGGTTTGCGATCAGCTCAAAGCTTATAATGCCAAAGCAACTTTTTTTTGTATCGGGAACAACATTGAGAAAAACCCACAACTTTTCGATCGCCTTATTGCTGAAAAACATACTATCGGAAACCACACCTATTCGCATCGAAAAGGCTGGCAAACTCCAACATCAATCTATCTGGAAGAAGTACTAAAAACGGAAGAAATCATTCGGGAACGGCTTGGATTGTATAACGCTCATTCTTTGCAAAAGTTATTTCGTCCGCCGTATGGCAAAATAAAATTCAGCCAATCGTCGAAAATACGAAAAGCCGGCTATAAAATTATTATGTGGGATGTATTGAGTGTGGATTATGATCGTACAACGACTCCGGAAAAGTGCCTGCAAAATGTACTGCAAAATGTAGCGCCAGGAAGTATTATTGTTTTCCATGACAGCATAAAAGCATTTAAAAACTTAGAATATGTGCTGCCGGAAACTTTAAAATTCCTGAAAGAGAATAACTATGAAATGCTGGAAATAGGGTAA
- a CDS encoding metallophosphoesterase → MIRWIVVVFVVLLVELYAFQAFKTLFKTRGILIGYALISLVVLLFILYSFLKFDRSVGQTSQSMTAMGLLLLVFIPKLIITLFLFGEDIYRLCVTAIQYFTQASVTESAIPARRKFVSQIALGIAAIPFLSLIYGIFEGKYNFKVIKQTIFFDDLPDSFDGFTITQISDVHSGSFDNPEKISYAIDLINEQGSDMVLFTGDIVNAHADEMLPWIETFKKINTPAFGKYSVLGNHDYGEYLTWPSLEAKDANFAAIKDLHRQIDFELLLNEHRFITKGADKIALVGVENWGHNFKQAGDLGKASEGLTAQDFKVLMSHDPSHWEYEVKKAAKNFQLTLSGHTHGMQFGIEIPGVFKWSPVQYVYKQWAGLYEEFGRYIYVNRGFGFHAYPGRVGIWPEITVLELKKGKKIV, encoded by the coding sequence ATGATACGTTGGATTGTTGTTGTTTTTGTCGTGCTATTAGTCGAGTTGTATGCTTTTCAGGCATTTAAAACCCTTTTTAAGACTCGTGGCATTTTAATTGGCTATGCGCTAATCAGTTTGGTGGTATTGCTGTTTATTTTATATTCTTTTCTGAAGTTTGACCGGAGTGTGGGACAAACGAGCCAGTCTATGACCGCTATGGGATTGTTATTGCTTGTTTTTATTCCAAAGCTGATTATCACTTTGTTTTTGTTCGGGGAAGATATATACCGGTTGTGTGTAACTGCGATCCAATATTTCACGCAGGCCAGTGTCACGGAAAGTGCTATTCCGGCCCGTCGTAAGTTTGTGAGCCAGATTGCGCTGGGAATTGCAGCGATTCCTTTTTTGTCACTCATCTATGGGATATTTGAGGGGAAATATAATTTTAAGGTAATTAAGCAGACTATTTTTTTCGATGATCTCCCGGATAGTTTCGATGGTTTTACGATCACGCAAATCTCCGATGTCCATAGTGGGAGTTTTGATAATCCGGAGAAAATCAGTTACGCGATAGACCTTATTAATGAACAGGGATCAGATATGGTTCTTTTTACCGGAGATATTGTAAATGCACATGCTGATGAAATGCTCCCGTGGATTGAAACCTTTAAAAAGATCAATACACCTGCATTTGGAAAATATTCGGTTTTGGGAAATCACGATTACGGGGAATACCTCACTTGGCCTTCCCTGGAGGCGAAAGATGCGAATTTTGCAGCCATCAAAGACCTGCACCGCCAAATTGACTTTGAATTATTGCTGAATGAACATCGTTTTATTACCAAAGGAGCTGATAAAATTGCTTTGGTGGGCGTAGAAAACTGGGGCCATAATTTCAAACAGGCTGGTGATTTGGGAAAAGCATCTGAGGGATTGACCGCACAGGATTTTAAAGTACTGATGAGCCATGATCCTTCCCATTGGGAATATGAGGTTAAGAAAGCAGCAAAAAATTTCCAGCTGACTTTAAGTGGTCATACACACGGAATGCAGTTTGGTATTGAAATACCAGGTGTCTTTAAGTGGAGTCCGGTTCAGTATGTGTATAAGCAATGGGCTGGATTGTATGAGGAATTTGGCCGCTATATTTACGTGAATCGTGGATTTGGGTTTCACGCCTATCCTGGTCGTGTGGGAATCTGGCCTGAAATAACCGTTTTAGAACTAAAAAAAGGTAAAAAAATAGTGTAA
- a CDS encoding DUF2723 domain-containing protein: MVTFNFNKWNTILGWFTFAIALITYSLTVEPTLSFWDCGEYIATSAKLEVGHPPGAPLFQMLGAFFAMFATEASKVALMVNMLSVFSSAFTILFMFWSLTLLLRKVIGQFSEITTSNAIVILGSAFVGSLAFTFSDSFWYSATEAEVYAMASLLIALLFWLGLRWEQEMDTPRGNKWFLIISLVLGLSFGVHFMALLTIPSLGLLYYFKHFKKITIKNFIVANVVIVAILFFVFKFLLPYTLGFFGKMEIFMVNSLGLPFNSGTIFAGLIIIAFFYFGLRYTTKKNLVQANTLLLSVLFILIGFSTWLMLPIRSNANVVINENRPSDAAEVLAYYNREQYGEQKTFYGPQFSETYTGLDPVNPYTDDKPNYQRDYKSGKYIIVNNYKNAKQNTNDSQKAFLPRMWSPDHAENYMRFTNVLNFTINYDALPEDADPQQLVDLVSEFRKAYNSHQIGVEEYNTFLKTYGDYLTIQKPTTADNIKFMFEYQFGYMYWRYLMWNFTGRQNDIQGKYDNLNGNWISGIKFIDEARLGSQDNLPSDALNNKARNTYFFLPFIIGLIGFFFHAKKDLKSFYVLLALFLFTSIALKIFLNERPFEPRERDYAVVGSFYVFGIWIGFGVYAIYDFIKNYLKPKIAGPVVIGVTLLAAPVLMASQNWDDHDRSGKYTAIAMAKAYLSSCDPNAILFTIGDNDTFPLWYAQEIEHFRTDVRIVNTQLIMTDWYIDQMKAKAYKSEPLPISFKNDQYIGGKRDYSIFRKTTEGRLDIKDFLDFIKSDDARTLLELQNGQKVHYYPTNKIRIPVDRNAVIANKVVSPKYYDSIVPYIDIDISGGSLLINRLIMLDIVANNNWKRPIYFTGGSFGNDDYIWMKDYLQLEGMTYKLVPVKTPIPKDGSPLDMGQIDADKMYDIVMKWDWGNSESQKIYHDPETRKNSISYRTNLARLMEQLINEGKKDKAKKIIDLAMTKMPIDYFGYYTLVEPFAAGYYEIGEKEKARETLTKLIGKYQEDLNYFGGLKPSEQEANYMDIATDIERYRSLLIIMQDRGDLDFYEKSRKEFNTINERFKRFGRKNQ, from the coding sequence ATGGTCACATTCAACTTCAACAAATGGAATACGATCCTTGGATGGTTTACATTTGCTATCGCATTAATTACCTATTCACTCACTGTTGAACCAACATTAAGTTTCTGGGATTGTGGAGAATACATAGCCACTTCGGCAAAATTAGAGGTAGGACATCCACCGGGAGCCCCTTTATTTCAGATGCTTGGCGCTTTTTTCGCCATGTTTGCTACCGAAGCCAGTAAAGTTGCCTTAATGGTAAATATGCTTTCTGTTTTTTCCAGTGCGTTTACGATTCTTTTCATGTTTTGGTCCCTGACCCTACTGCTCCGAAAAGTGATTGGGCAATTTTCAGAAATCACAACCAGTAATGCTATTGTTATTTTAGGAAGTGCTTTTGTCGGCTCTTTAGCTTTTACTTTTTCAGACAGTTTTTGGTATAGCGCAACTGAAGCTGAAGTATATGCCATGGCATCCTTATTAATTGCCCTATTATTCTGGCTTGGCCTTCGCTGGGAACAGGAAATGGACACTCCAAGAGGCAATAAATGGTTCTTAATCATCTCTTTGGTTCTCGGACTTTCGTTTGGTGTACACTTTATGGCCCTATTGACAATTCCTTCTTTGGGATTATTATATTACTTCAAACATTTCAAAAAAATAACGATTAAGAATTTCATAGTAGCCAATGTGGTTATTGTAGCCATCTTATTCTTTGTCTTTAAATTTTTACTTCCGTATACGTTAGGATTCTTTGGTAAAATGGAAATCTTCATGGTAAACAGCCTGGGATTACCATTTAACTCAGGAACTATCTTTGCCGGACTCATTATCATTGCATTCTTTTACTTTGGCTTACGATACACGACTAAAAAGAACCTGGTTCAGGCGAACACTTTATTATTAAGTGTTCTTTTTATCCTGATTGGTTTTTCTACCTGGTTAATGCTTCCGATACGCTCGAATGCCAATGTAGTGATCAATGAAAACAGGCCTTCGGATGCTGCCGAAGTTTTAGCATATTACAACCGGGAACAATACGGAGAACAAAAAACATTCTACGGACCACAATTCTCAGAAACCTATACCGGATTGGACCCTGTGAATCCATATACGGATGACAAACCCAATTACCAAAGGGATTACAAAAGCGGAAAATATATCATTGTAAATAATTATAAAAACGCGAAACAAAACACAAACGACAGTCAAAAAGCGTTTTTACCACGGATGTGGAGTCCGGACCATGCCGAAAATTATATGAGATTCACCAATGTTCTGAATTTCACCATAAACTATGATGCGCTACCCGAAGATGCTGACCCACAACAATTGGTGGACCTGGTTTCGGAATTCCGCAAAGCTTACAATTCCCATCAGATTGGTGTGGAAGAGTACAATACTTTCCTTAAAACGTATGGCGACTACCTGACCATCCAAAAACCAACTACTGCCGACAATATCAAATTCATGTTTGAGTACCAGTTCGGTTACATGTACTGGAGGTATTTGATGTGGAATTTTACCGGCCGCCAGAACGACATACAGGGAAAATATGACAATCTTAACGGAAACTGGATTAGCGGCATTAAATTCATTGATGAAGCCCGTCTGGGATCACAGGACAATTTACCTTCTGATGCATTAAACAATAAAGCAAGAAACACGTATTTCTTCCTGCCATTTATTATTGGATTAATTGGATTCTTCTTCCATGCCAAGAAAGACCTGAAAAGTTTTTATGTATTATTGGCTTTATTTTTATTCACCAGTATCGCTTTAAAGATATTCCTAAACGAACGCCCATTTGAACCGCGCGAAAGGGATTATGCTGTAGTAGGTTCATTCTATGTATTTGGAATATGGATTGGCTTTGGCGTGTATGCCATTTATGATTTCATCAAGAACTACCTGAAACCAAAAATTGCAGGACCGGTAGTGATTGGGGTTACATTACTTGCTGCACCGGTATTAATGGCTTCCCAAAACTGGGACGATCACGACCGTTCAGGTAAATATACTGCTATTGCAATGGCAAAAGCATATTTGAGCTCCTGTGATCCGAATGCTATCTTATTTACTATTGGTGATAATGATACGTTCCCATTATGGTATGCCCAGGAAATCGAGCATTTCCGTACCGATGTAAGAATCGTAAATACACAGCTGATCATGACCGACTGGTATATTGACCAGATGAAAGCGAAGGCATATAAATCCGAACCGCTTCCTATTTCGTTTAAAAACGATCAGTATATCGGCGGTAAACGTGATTATTCCATCTTCCGAAAAACAACTGAAGGGCGTCTTGACATTAAAGATTTCTTAGATTTTATAAAATCGGATGATGCCAGAACATTATTGGAATTGCAAAATGGACAAAAAGTACACTACTACCCTACCAACAAAATTAGAATTCCGGTAGACCGCAATGCGGTTATTGCGAACAAAGTAGTGAGCCCTAAATATTATGATTCGATTGTTCCCTACATAGACATCGATATTTCCGGCGGATCATTACTCATAAACAGACTAATAATGCTGGATATTGTAGCCAATAATAACTGGAAAAGGCCAATCTATTTCACCGGAGGCAGCTTCGGAAATGACGACTATATCTGGATGAAGGATTACCTTCAACTGGAAGGTATGACCTATAAACTGGTACCGGTTAAAACACCAATACCAAAAGATGGCAGCCCATTGGATATGGGCCAGATTGATGCGGATAAAATGTATGATATCGTAATGAAATGGGACTGGGGGAATAGCGAAAGCCAAAAAATATACCACGACCCGGAGACCCGTAAAAACAGTATCTCGTACAGAACCAACCTAGCGCGTTTGATGGAACAACTCATCAATGAGGGTAAAAAAGACAAGGCTAAGAAAATCATTGATCTTGCCATGACAAAAATGCCTATTGATTATTTTGGGTATTACACTTTAGTAGAACCATTCGCTGCCGGCTACTATGAAATCGGAGAAAAAGAGAAGGCTCGTGAAACGCTAACCAAACTGATTGGTAAATACCAGGAAGACCTGAATTATTTCGGCGGCCTAAAACCTTCAGAGCAGGAAGCCAATTATATGGACATTGCCACTGATATCGAGCGCTACAGAAGTCTGCTGATCATCATGCAGGACCGCGGCGACCTTGATTTCTACGAGAAGAGCCGTAAAGAATTCAATACGATCAATGAACGTTTCAAACGTTTCGGACGTAAAAACCAATAG
- a CDS encoding thioredoxin family protein — MSKFGEIINANIPVLIDFYTEWNEPSIAMHPVIRDVAAALGDRAKVIKIDVDKNQELAEALRIKGLPTLMIYKEGQMIWRQSGELDANSIIGILKEQV, encoded by the coding sequence ATGTCAAAATTTGGAGAAATTATAAATGCCAATATTCCTGTTCTGATTGATTTCTATACAGAATGGAACGAGCCGTCCATTGCGATGCATCCGGTAATCCGTGATGTGGCCGCTGCATTGGGAGACCGGGCTAAAGTCATTAAAATTGATGTAGACAAAAATCAGGAATTAGCAGAGGCATTGCGCATTAAAGGCCTCCCTACTTTAATGATTTATAAAGAAGGTCAAATGATCTGGAGGCAATCCGGAGAATTGGATGCAAATTCTATCATTGGTATTTTGAAAGAGCAGGTATAA
- a CDS encoding T9SS type A sorting domain-containing protein — MKKIYFILTALISCSQMQSQLFEAVPNSGFQGVFFGDCATADFNNDGKTDFIISGAKPGYTGFTAIYENNNGSFAANTIAQLDQLMYSAIAVADLNGDNRNDIIVTGTTTTGTAETVFVIYYNNGDGSFSKDNTTGIVGVNFGSLQVADFDGDGRKDILVNGNPGTEYSTKIYRQGINGTFTDMNANLMGTYFSATKVFDANGDGHPDILVTGYNTAGIPDSKIYLNSGDGTFTEKQTTLAGVYFSSIDVADINNDGHPDLLISGTDTTPKQTLIIYMNDGTGNFTEMENNFIGTYNGSSKFVDYNNDGLIDVFSIGSNAAGQNTTLLYKNNGNGTFTEDTAAAASIAGLNMSRAQWFDYDGDGDLDVLTIGFEGGNIAHTTLYKNTTINPVTCSEPGNTTGDTGCVTFTYLGSPVTYTTVRGSDGNIWLQQNLGSSKVAETVNDADAYGDLFQWGRHDDGHQKRNSTTAAIPTPNNPSGIINSSTAAEFYVGSPGWWSPNALTDKWVGSTPAEASDVNGCDPCKALGNGWKMPTETEWEAIIESQNIANPATAFTSVLKLPASGYRSASGALTFVGTRGYYSSATTSSSGSKYLYVGTTIANPSAGGPRGQASAVRCLKYPSAVESPYCNVTVDYDVEPITRVSFAGINNTSSATVNGSPAYENFTAISGTVHAGQSYEIIVEGNTAGAFEHDIRVFIDWNKNGVFDMDSEYYGFSLNPSTGADGVQATGTIAVPSNALMGNTRMRIIKDQWNVYEEGEFHGCLNAYYGQVEDYTLDVQQTLGVIDVIKNTFEIYPNPTHNTVTIATESILKSARVYNQLGQLIVDQTQPVINLSQAPTGIYMIQIEFENGQTAVRKLIKK, encoded by the coding sequence ATGAAAAAAATCTACTTCATACTCACAGCACTGATCAGCTGTAGCCAAATGCAAAGCCAACTTTTTGAGGCAGTTCCCAATTCAGGGTTCCAGGGTGTATTTTTTGGCGACTGTGCCACCGCTGATTTCAATAATGACGGAAAAACAGATTTTATAATTTCTGGTGCAAAACCCGGTTATACTGGTTTTACAGCAATTTACGAAAACAATAACGGCAGTTTTGCGGCAAACACAATTGCACAACTGGATCAGCTGATGTATTCTGCCATAGCAGTGGCCGACCTTAACGGAGACAACCGTAATGACATCATTGTTACGGGAACGACTACAACCGGGACAGCAGAAACCGTTTTTGTAATTTATTACAACAATGGGGACGGTAGTTTCAGCAAAGATAACACGACGGGAATCGTAGGGGTTAACTTTGGATCGCTACAGGTCGCTGATTTTGATGGCGACGGACGGAAAGATATCTTGGTAAACGGAAATCCAGGTACTGAATATTCGACAAAAATTTACCGTCAGGGTATCAACGGCACTTTTACTGATATGAACGCCAATTTAATGGGTACTTATTTTAGTGCTACAAAAGTATTTGATGCCAATGGGGATGGGCACCCGGATATCTTAGTTACAGGTTATAATACTGCCGGAATACCGGACTCCAAAATATACCTCAATTCCGGTGACGGAACGTTTACTGAAAAACAGACCACACTTGCAGGTGTTTATTTTTCTTCGATCGATGTTGCTGACATCAATAATGACGGCCATCCGGATCTTCTAATTTCCGGCACTGATACAACACCAAAACAAACGCTTATTATATATATGAATGACGGCACCGGGAATTTTACCGAAATGGAAAATAATTTCATCGGTACTTATAATGGCAGTTCAAAATTTGTAGACTATAATAATGACGGCCTAATCGATGTTTTCTCTATTGGCAGTAATGCAGCAGGACAAAATACCACTCTATTATACAAAAACAACGGGAACGGCACTTTTACAGAAGATACCGCTGCAGCCGCCAGCATAGCCGGACTTAACATGTCCCGTGCACAATGGTTCGACTATGATGGGGATGGGGATCTTGATGTGCTGACTATCGGTTTTGAAGGAGGAAATATAGCCCATACCACACTATACAAGAATACTACGATTAATCCGGTAACGTGTTCAGAACCGGGAAATACTACGGGGGATACGGGATGTGTAACCTTTACCTACCTTGGTAGCCCGGTGACCTACACTACTGTAAGAGGTAGCGATGGCAACATTTGGCTGCAACAAAACTTAGGCAGCAGCAAAGTGGCAGAAACTGTAAATGATGCTGATGCGTATGGGGATCTTTTCCAATGGGGACGTCATGATGATGGCCACCAAAAAAGAAACTCCACCACTGCGGCAATTCCAACACCTAACAATCCTTCTGGCATTATTAACAGCAGTACAGCAGCAGAATTTTATGTTGGATCGCCAGGATGGTGGTCACCGAATGCCTTAACTGACAAATGGGTCGGAAGTACACCTGCCGAAGCCTCTGATGTTAATGGCTGTGATCCTTGTAAAGCTTTAGGGAACGGATGGAAAATGCCAACCGAAACAGAATGGGAAGCCATTATTGAATCCCAAAATATAGCAAATCCCGCAACGGCTTTTACCAGCGTATTAAAATTACCAGCCTCAGGATACCGAAGCGCTTCAGGCGCATTAACCTTTGTAGGAACCAGAGGGTACTATTCCAGTGCCACAACGAGTTCATCTGGTTCGAAGTATCTATATGTAGGAACAACAATTGCCAATCCATCCGCAGGAGGACCAAGAGGACAAGCTTCAGCCGTACGTTGCTTAAAATATCCTTCCGCTGTAGAGTCTCCTTATTGCAATGTAACGGTAGATTATGATGTAGAGCCTATTACCCGCGTTAGTTTTGCCGGAATCAACAATACCAGTTCAGCAACTGTAAACGGAAGCCCAGCTTATGAAAATTTCACTGCAATTTCAGGAACGGTCCATGCAGGCCAATCGTATGAAATCATAGTTGAAGGGAATACTGCCGGAGCATTTGAACATGACATCCGCGTATTTATTGACTGGAATAAGAATGGTGTTTTCGATATGGATTCCGAATATTATGGATTCTCATTGAATCCATCCACAGGAGCAGATGGCGTACAGGCGACAGGTACCATTGCCGTTCCATCCAATGCATTAATGGGCAACACCAGAATGCGAATCATAAAAGACCAGTGGAATGTCTATGAAGAAGGTGAATTTCACGGATGTTTAAATGCCTATTACGGACAGGTGGAAGACTATACCTTAGATGTACAGCAAACACTCGGAGTAATTGATGTCATTAAAAACACCTTTGAGATCTATCCGAACCCAACGCACAATACTGTGACAATAGCAACTGAATCTATCCTAAAATCGGCTCGTGTATACAATCAGCTTGGACAATTAATTGTAGACCAGACCCAACCGGTGATTAACCTATCCCAGGCTCCAACCGGAATTTACATGATTCAGATTGAATTTGAAAACGGCCAGACTGCTGTCCGTAAACTTATCAAAAAGTAA